One window from the genome of Pseudomonas fluorescens encodes:
- a CDS encoding type VI secretion system protein, which yields MSTLSIVALVLIAIVVVLLIAALIWWLRTQGGAAIRSFYGAVRHMEQEQGTRDRYQMPWLMMLGNETDGARLCAQWRLQPTDKAAWFGRWFSDAEGAVLVVPQALFLPDEGMNRQRGNWWRLLGLMLRLRSKRPLDAVIWTVPFSTLDDIEHTTELSLKVRRCFIDLLQRFGLSLPVYVVMTGMEELPGFQELVSALPAEARESMLGWSSPYLPDAAWQSQWSDQALDQVNAALSQSIIEIGALSGQLGNDLYGLPERFEGLRRALQILLEPVFQGNAQGEAPRFRGVYFTASQAPAVSGDGLTAADSAQGQTVFARQLWSRRLVAERGLAQPVPRLLRLRQRGHRLAAAVALVVGLVWLGGMVWVWHDSVEQAEGLSRLILSAHKNHLVVDPDEPQLEPTRHNVQNYWNVLEKAPSWRFVSVVFPTSWFSSVDTQLENGLRLTARHHWILPLRDLLNADLEQLKSIRNTERRGNLESEDPAQWQSYVKAKALVDLAVRLEQHNQMFSQVVNDPKAPLDELVQLSNTALSLGLNTGTLSRAHFYNRVLFDAHNSDLKGLDLNAARPVISDNFTGLMQRWLDHYFLADNFVRQAGYLKLHLQRLEAGSGNSLSELEDLMALIDDLQTLVSLTNSAWGRGKGQDLVPGYSQMLDKVSHSALLGPDIEQDLESQAAKLQQSFRDQWIVQTGSRDNLLVQQGSGLLVLQDHVTALDGAVQALFKRDFVALAMQKDPSDSNPDAMGQGDGSDDFSVALNYFASYKSYASEELPRIPPDYRDALMQAAEGAAARAMWLSLDESDASLPGMGFNVQTTQAVALQKAFMDVHRGDLAIRFQRLLNRRALAQIKSGLDEIDAQPLFSQRADVQRWDGSKNFGLQLYGASDPQDLKLSLSQQFGVMLQVAEQRMPALEWLIVQQDNLSALEHDQVARFMALNDELLKYKNQNPASSAAQLEQLVSRDFITMDTTSCAQILQTSSLPSGRGDLAQRTVALQQGALQRCLYLQQNQAATAWNDVANYFNQYLAGRFPFAQDVRASDADPARVQHLLELIDTRLPLAQAGLVLSQTPERLAAEDFLNRLKQAGTWLGPLFVRDKSGILGVEMDVRWRTDRDEERGADQVIAWSLDAGNQQISYPGGGQQNLRWMVGQPVRLTLRWARNGYQRPANDPLQPNLVVRDLEAGWEYQGPWSLLRLMRALGSAQRQPNVDYTDFPLALQLPVTAQTQARTAEQTLMFVRLSLMSQGSKLPLSIPPLPTRAPRSPFMATSSSPAIATREEGL from the coding sequence ATGAGCACCCTGAGCATCGTTGCCCTGGTATTGATCGCCATCGTCGTGGTGCTGTTGATCGCGGCCCTGATCTGGTGGCTGCGGACCCAGGGCGGGGCGGCGATCCGCAGTTTCTATGGGGCGGTGCGCCACATGGAACAGGAGCAGGGCACCCGGGACCGCTATCAGATGCCCTGGCTGATGATGCTCGGCAATGAAACCGACGGTGCCCGACTGTGTGCCCAGTGGCGCTTGCAACCGACCGACAAGGCGGCCTGGTTCGGGCGCTGGTTTTCCGATGCCGAAGGCGCGGTGCTGGTGGTGCCCCAGGCGTTGTTCCTGCCCGATGAAGGCATGAACCGGCAACGGGGCAACTGGTGGCGCCTGCTCGGGCTGATGTTGCGCTTGCGCAGCAAACGGCCATTGGATGCGGTGATCTGGACCGTGCCGTTCAGCACCCTCGATGACATCGAGCACACCACCGAGCTGAGCCTCAAGGTCCGGCGCTGCTTCATCGACCTTTTGCAACGCTTCGGTCTCAGCCTGCCGGTGTATGTGGTGATGACCGGGATGGAAGAACTGCCCGGGTTCCAGGAACTGGTCAGTGCGCTGCCCGCCGAGGCACGGGAGTCGATGCTGGGCTGGTCGTCGCCGTATTTGCCGGATGCGGCGTGGCAATCGCAGTGGAGTGATCAGGCCCTGGACCAGGTCAACGCCGCGCTGTCGCAGTCGATCATCGAGATCGGTGCGCTGTCGGGACAATTGGGTAACGATCTCTATGGTTTGCCGGAGCGTTTCGAAGGCTTGCGGCGGGCCTTGCAGATCCTGCTGGAGCCGGTGTTCCAGGGCAACGCCCAAGGTGAAGCGCCGCGCTTTCGCGGGGTGTATTTCACCGCCAGCCAGGCGCCGGCCGTCAGCGGCGACGGGTTGACCGCCGCCGACAGCGCCCAGGGGCAAACCGTGTTCGCCCGGCAATTGTGGTCGCGGCGGCTGGTGGCTGAGCGTGGCCTGGCCCAGCCTGTGCCACGGCTGTTGCGCTTGCGCCAGCGTGGGCATCGGTTGGCCGCGGCGGTGGCGTTGGTGGTGGGCCTGGTCTGGCTGGGGGGCATGGTCTGGGTCTGGCACGATTCGGTGGAGCAAGCCGAAGGGTTGTCGCGGTTGATCCTCAGCGCCCATAAGAACCACCTCGTCGTCGACCCCGACGAACCGCAACTGGAGCCGACCCGGCACAACGTGCAGAACTACTGGAACGTGTTGGAAAAAGCCCCGAGCTGGCGCTTCGTTTCGGTGGTCTTTCCCACCTCGTGGTTCTCTTCCGTGGACACGCAACTGGAGAATGGGTTACGCCTGACCGCCCGGCATCATTGGATCTTGCCGTTGCGGGATCTGTTGAACGCAGACCTGGAACAACTCAAGTCCATCCGCAACACCGAGCGGCGGGGCAATCTCGAGAGTGAAGACCCGGCGCAATGGCAGAGCTACGTGAAGGCCAAGGCACTGGTGGACCTGGCGGTACGCCTGGAACAGCACAACCAGATGTTCAGCCAGGTGGTGAACGACCCCAAGGCGCCGCTGGACGAACTGGTGCAACTGAGCAATACCGCGTTGTCCCTGGGACTCAACACCGGCACCTTGAGCCGCGCACATTTCTACAACCGGGTGCTGTTCGATGCCCATAACAGTGATTTGAAAGGGTTGGACCTGAACGCCGCGCGCCCGGTGATCTCCGATAACTTCACCGGCCTGATGCAGCGCTGGCTGGACCATTACTTCCTGGCGGACAACTTCGTGCGCCAGGCCGGTTACCTCAAGCTGCACCTGCAACGGCTGGAGGCCGGCAGTGGCAATTCCTTGAGCGAGCTCGAAGACCTGATGGCGCTGATCGACGATTTGCAGACGCTGGTCAGCCTGACCAATTCGGCCTGGGGCCGAGGCAAGGGCCAGGACCTGGTGCCCGGCTACAGCCAGATGCTGGACAAGGTCAGTCACAGCGCTTTGCTGGGGCCGGATATCGAGCAGGACCTGGAGAGCCAGGCGGCGAAGTTGCAGCAGAGTTTTCGTGACCAGTGGATCGTCCAGACCGGCTCCCGGGACAACCTGCTGGTGCAACAGGGCAGCGGCCTGCTGGTTTTGCAGGACCATGTCACCGCGCTGGACGGTGCGGTGCAGGCATTGTTCAAGCGCGATTTCGTGGCGTTGGCCATGCAGAAGGATCCGTCGGACAGCAACCCCGATGCGATGGGCCAGGGCGATGGCAGTGATGATTTCAGCGTCGCCCTGAACTACTTCGCCAGCTACAAGAGCTATGCCAGTGAAGAATTACCGCGCATTCCGCCGGATTACCGTGACGCACTGATGCAGGCCGCCGAAGGCGCCGCGGCACGGGCCATGTGGTTGAGCCTGGATGAAAGCGACGCGTCGTTGCCCGGCATGGGTTTCAATGTACAAACGACCCAGGCCGTGGCGCTGCAAAAAGCCTTCATGGATGTGCACCGCGGCGACCTGGCGATCCGTTTCCAGCGTCTGCTCAATCGCCGGGCATTGGCGCAGATCAAGAGTGGCCTGGACGAAATCGATGCCCAGCCGCTGTTCAGCCAGCGGGCCGATGTCCAGCGCTGGGACGGTTCGAAGAACTTCGGCTTGCAGCTGTACGGTGCCAGCGATCCACAAGACTTGAAGCTGAGCCTGAGCCAGCAGTTCGGTGTGATGCTGCAGGTCGCCGAACAGCGAATGCCCGCCCTGGAATGGCTGATCGTCCAGCAGGACAACCTGTCGGCCCTGGAGCACGACCAGGTGGCGCGCTTCATGGCCCTCAACGATGAATTGCTCAAGTACAAGAACCAGAACCCGGCCAGCTCGGCGGCCCAATTGGAGCAATTGGTGAGCCGGGACTTCATCACCATGGACACCACGTCCTGTGCGCAGATCTTGCAGACCTCCAGCCTGCCCAGCGGGCGCGGTGACCTGGCCCAGCGTACGGTCGCGTTGCAGCAGGGCGCCCTGCAACGCTGCCTGTACCTGCAACAGAACCAGGCGGCGACCGCCTGGAATGACGTGGCCAACTATTTCAATCAATACCTGGCCGGGCGTTTTCCGTTCGCCCAGGATGTGCGCGCCAGCGATGCCGACCCGGCGCGGGTCCAGCACCTGCTGGAGCTGATCGACACACGCCTGCCCCTGGCCCAGGCCGGACTGGTGTTGAGCCAAACGCCGGAGCGCCTGGCGGCCGAGGATTTTCTCAACCGTTTGAAACAGGCCGGCACCTGGCTCGGGCCGCTGTTCGTGCGCGACAAGAGTGGCATTCTGGGGGTGGAGATGGACGTGCGCTGGCGGACCGATCGTGATGAAGAGCGCGGCGCTGACCAGGTGATCGCCTGGAGCCTGGACGCCGGCAACCAACAGATCAGCTACCCCGGCGGCGGCCAGCAGAACCTGCGGTGGATGGTCGGCCAGCCCGTGCGCCTGACCTTGCGCTGGGCCCGCAACGGCTACCAGCGTCCGGCCAACGATCCATTGCAACCGAACCTGGTGGTGCGCGACCTGGAGGCTGGCTGGGAGTACCAGGGGCCGTGGTCATTGCTGCGCCTGATGCGCGCGCTGGGATCGGCCCAGCGTCAGCCGAATGTCGACTACACCGATTTTCCCCTGGCCCTGCAACTGCCGGTCACTGCCCAGACCCAGGCCCGCACGGCGGAGCAGACACTGATGTTCGTGCGCCTGTCGCTGATGAGCCAGGGCTCCAAGCTGCCATTGTCGATCCCGCCGCTGCCGACGCGGGCACCCCGTTCACCTTTCATGGCGACCTCATCGAGCCCCGCCATCGCCACCCGTGAGGAGGGCCTGTGA
- the tssA gene encoding type VI secretion system protein TssA encodes MSVPISPLPELVTQLLEPISAESPCGLDLRYEPEYDQLRELRREDDTSLPTGVWQSSIKRALWPDLERLATTLLLERSKDLMISAWLGEAWLHRAGLEGLPGSLALVAGLCERYPEQLHPQADEGDQSWRVIPLEWLARRYSEVLLTRVPLLDGRDPAFASFCLDDWQRLQRQQVLVNDSKNAKASAEAARNEQKKLSELIRGTPLSFWLHRQGSLMLSLQHLQRLEAWSDAYLGNLAPGYKSLQDVIQALLTLVEEFIAMHPQQPTVVPVQTPPATTSTPQPQAAAQVFQEPANREEAYRQLLVIAGYLARTEPHSPVPYLIRRGVEWGNKPLSELLGELISADAESRRLWTLLGVL; translated from the coding sequence GTGAGCGTGCCGATATCGCCTTTGCCCGAGTTGGTCACTCAGTTGCTCGAGCCGATCAGTGCCGAGTCACCCTGTGGTCTCGACCTGCGCTACGAGCCGGAATACGACCAACTGCGCGAATTGCGCCGGGAGGACGACACCAGCTTGCCCACCGGTGTGTGGCAGTCTTCGATCAAGCGCGCCCTGTGGCCGGACCTGGAACGGCTCGCGACCACGCTGCTGCTGGAGCGCAGCAAGGACTTGATGATCAGTGCCTGGCTGGGAGAGGCCTGGTTGCATCGGGCCGGGCTGGAGGGGTTGCCGGGCAGCCTGGCGCTGGTGGCGGGGTTGTGTGAACGCTATCCGGAGCAGTTGCATCCCCAGGCCGATGAAGGCGACCAGTCGTGGCGAGTGATCCCCTTGGAGTGGCTGGCCCGGCGCTACAGCGAAGTGTTGCTGACGCGGGTGCCATTGCTCGATGGCCGGGACCCGGCGTTTGCCAGTTTCTGCCTGGACGACTGGCAACGCTTGCAACGTCAGCAAGTATTGGTCAACGACAGCAAGAACGCCAAGGCGTCGGCGGAAGCGGCGCGCAACGAGCAAAAGAAACTCAGCGAACTGATTCGCGGCACCCCCTTGTCGTTCTGGTTGCATCGCCAGGGCAGCCTGATGTTGAGCCTGCAGCACCTGCAACGGCTCGAAGCCTGGAGCGACGCTTACCTGGGCAACCTGGCCCCGGGCTACAAATCCCTGCAGGACGTGATCCAGGCGTTGCTGACACTGGTAGAGGAGTTCATCGCGATGCACCCACAACAACCCACCGTCGTGCCGGTGCAAACGCCCCCGGCGACGACGTCGACGCCCCAGCCGCAGGCGGCTGCCCAGGTCTTCCAGGAACCGGCCAATCGTGAAGAGGCCTACCGACAACTTCTGGTGATCGCCGGTTACCTGGCCCGTACCGAGCCCCACAGCCCGGTGCCCTACCTGATCCGGCGTGGTGTGGAGTGGGGCAACAAGCCGCTGAGCGAACTGCTGGGCGAACTGATCAGTGCCGATGCCGAATCCCGGCGGTTATGGACCTTGCTGGGCGTGCTTTAA
- a CDS encoding 2-hydroxyacid dehydrogenase, whose product MTATVLVLVETVNEYLPILERQGYHLELAPTPAERKTAIFEHGERFSAVLTRGPLGLTAEEIGALPNLQIICVIGAGYEQVDLQAARQRGIVVTNGAGVNASSVADHAMALLLALVRDIPRADASVRRGEWAKVMRPSLAGKRLGVLGLGAVGMAIAKRAALGFDMSVSYHNRRLRNDVPYTFCATPTELARVSDFLIVATPGGLDTRQLINKQALDALGPHGFLVNIARASVVATADLISALEQRRIAGAALDVFDHEPEVPDALKNLPNVVLTPHVAGLSPEATRGTVELVGQNLNAFFAGKPVLTPVPLPDAQR is encoded by the coding sequence ATGACCGCAACCGTTCTGGTACTGGTTGAAACCGTCAATGAATACCTGCCGATTCTCGAACGGCAGGGTTACCACCTGGAATTGGCGCCCACGCCGGCCGAACGCAAGACAGCGATTTTCGAACACGGTGAACGCTTCAGTGCGGTACTGACCCGCGGCCCCCTGGGTTTGACGGCGGAAGAAATCGGCGCCCTGCCCAATCTGCAAATCATCTGCGTGATCGGTGCCGGTTACGAGCAGGTGGACCTGCAGGCCGCGCGCCAGCGGGGCATCGTGGTAACCAATGGCGCCGGGGTCAACGCGTCGTCGGTGGCCGACCATGCCATGGCACTGCTGCTGGCGCTGGTGCGCGACATCCCCCGGGCCGATGCGAGTGTGCGCCGTGGCGAGTGGGCCAAGGTCATGCGCCCTTCCCTGGCCGGCAAGCGCCTGGGCGTGCTGGGCCTGGGCGCGGTGGGCATGGCCATTGCCAAGCGCGCCGCCCTCGGCTTCGACATGAGCGTCAGCTACCACAATCGCCGGCTGCGCAACGACGTGCCCTACACCTTCTGCGCCACGCCCACGGAACTGGCCCGGGTCTCGGACTTCCTGATCGTCGCCACCCCCGGCGGCCTGGATACCCGGCAGTTGATCAACAAACAGGCCCTCGACGCCCTGGGCCCCCATGGCTTCCTGGTGAACATCGCCCGCGCCAGTGTGGTCGCCACCGCCGACCTGATCAGCGCCCTGGAACAGCGGCGGATCGCCGGCGCGGCCCTGGACGTGTTCGATCACGAACCCGAAGTGCCGGACGCGCTGAAAAACCTGCCCAACGTGGTACTGACGCCCCATGTGGCCGGCCTGTCGCCGGAAGCGACGCGTGGCACGGTGGAGTTGGTCGGCCAGAACCTGAACGCGTTCTTTGCCGGCAAACCGGTGTTGACGCCGGTGCCGCTACCCGACGCGCAGCGTTAA
- a CDS encoding serine/threonine transporter — protein MNDQANSVEERFETTVPATLSQWSRQDTTWMLGLFGTAIGAGTLFLPINAGLGGFWPLLILALLAFPMTFYAHRGLTRFVLSGRDGADITEVVEEHFGLKAGALITLLYFFAIFPILLIYSVALTNTVGSFLEHQLHIQPPPRAVLSLVLILGLLAVVRCGEQAIVKAMSLMVYPFIVALLFLAVFLIPHWSGGILSTASTPPEPSALLHTLWLAIPVMVFSFNHSPIISAFAVDQKRRYGANAEERSSQILSRAHVLMVVMVLFFVFSCVLTLTPAQLAEAKAQNLSILSYLANHFSNPTIAFAAPLIAFVAISKSFLGHYIGASEGLKGLIVKSGRRPAPKTLDRLTAAFMLVVCWIVATLNPSILGMIETLGGPVIAAILFLMPMYAIRKVPAMARYRGQASNVFVVLVGLVAITALVYSLMA, from the coding sequence ATGAATGATCAGGCCAATAGCGTCGAAGAGCGCTTTGAAACGACAGTCCCAGCCACCCTCAGCCAATGGAGTCGCCAGGACACCACCTGGATGCTGGGTCTGTTTGGCACCGCCATCGGTGCCGGCACTCTGTTCTTACCCATCAATGCGGGCCTGGGTGGCTTTTGGCCGCTGCTGATCCTGGCGTTGCTGGCGTTCCCCATGACGTTCTATGCCCATCGGGGCCTGACCCGTTTCGTGTTGTCCGGTCGCGATGGCGCGGACATCACCGAGGTGGTGGAAGAGCATTTCGGCCTCAAGGCCGGTGCGCTGATCACGCTTTTGTACTTCTTTGCCATTTTCCCGATCCTGCTGATCTACAGCGTGGCGCTGACCAACACGGTGGGCAGCTTCCTGGAACATCAGTTGCACATCCAGCCGCCCCCTCGGGCCGTGCTGTCCCTGGTGCTGATCCTCGGCCTGCTGGCGGTGGTCCGTTGCGGCGAGCAGGCGATCGTCAAGGCCATGAGCCTGATGGTCTACCCGTTCATCGTGGCGCTGCTGTTTCTGGCGGTGTTCCTGATTCCCCACTGGAGCGGCGGTATCCTGAGCACGGCGTCGACGCCGCCGGAACCTTCGGCGTTGTTGCATACCTTGTGGCTGGCGATCCCGGTGATGGTGTTCTCGTTCAACCACTCGCCGATCATCTCGGCGTTTGCGGTGGACCAGAAGCGTCGCTACGGCGCCAACGCCGAGGAGCGCAGTTCGCAGATCCTGTCGCGCGCCCATGTGCTGATGGTGGTGATGGTGCTGTTCTTCGTGTTCAGTTGCGTGCTGACGCTGACCCCGGCGCAATTGGCCGAGGCCAAGGCGCAGAACCTGTCGATCCTGTCGTACCTGGCTAACCATTTCAGCAATCCGACCATCGCCTTTGCCGCGCCGTTGATTGCGTTTGTCGCCATTTCCAAATCGTTCCTGGGGCACTACATCGGCGCCAGCGAAGGCCTCAAGGGCCTGATCGTCAAGAGTGGCCGCCGTCCGGCACCCAAGACCCTGGACCGCCTCACCGCAGCGTTCATGCTGGTGGTGTGCTGGATCGTCGCCACCCTCAACCCGAGCATCCTGGGCATGATCGAAACCCTGGGCGGCCCGGTCATCGCAGCCATCCTGTTCCTGATGCCGATGTACGCCATCCGCAAAGTCCCGGCCATGGCCCGCTATCGCGGCCAGGCCTCCAACGTCTTCGTTGTGTTGGTGGGGTTGGTGGCGATTACGGCGTTGGTCTACTCCCTGATGGCCTGA
- the acnB gene encoding bifunctional aconitate hydratase 2/2-methylisocitrate dehydratase, translating to MLEAYRKHIEERAALGIVPQPLNAEQTAGLIELLKNPPAGEEAFLVDLITNRVPPGVDEAAYVKAGFLSALAKGQAQSPLLDKKRAVELLGTMQGGYNIVTLVELLDDAELAPVAAKELKHTLLMFDAFHDVAEKAKNGNVHAKAVLQSWADGEWFKNRPVLADKISLRVFKVTGETNTDDLSPAPDAWSRPDIPLHALAMLKMARDGIVPDEQGKTGPMKQIEEMRGQGFPIAYVGDVVGTGSSRKSATNSVLWFFGDDVPFVPNKRAGGFCFGSKIAPIFYNTMEDAGALPIEFDVSNMHMGDVIDLYPHAGKVCKHGTDEVLTTFEMKTPVLLDEVRAGGRIPLIIGRGLTEKARAELGLPAFDLFKKPEAPAESTKGFTLAQKMVGKACGLAEGQGVRPGTYCEPKMTTVGSQDTTGPMTRDELKDLACLGFSADLVMQSFCHTAAYPKPIDVTTHHTLPDFIMTRGGVSLRPGDGIIHSWLNRMLLPDTVGTGGDSHTRFPMGISFPAGSGLVAFAAATGVMPLDMPESILVRFKGKMKPGITLRDLVHAIPYFAIQNGLLTVEKKGKKNAFSGRILEIEGLEGLTLEQAFELSDASAERSAAGCTIKLSKESITEYLQSNITLLRWMIGEGYGDARTLERRAQAMEAWVANPQLMEADADAEYAEVIEIDLADISEPVLCAPNDPDDARLLSSVAGEKIDEVFIGSCMTNIGHFRAAGKLLEQVKGQLPTRLWLSPPTKMDAHQLTEEGYYGIYGKAGARMEMPGCSLCMGNQARVEPNSTVVSTSTRNFPNRLGDGANVYLASAELASVASILGRLPTVEEYMEYAGKIDSMAADVYRYLSFDQIAEFREAAANANIPVVQA from the coding sequence GTGCTTGAAGCCTACCGCAAACATATCGAAGAGCGCGCAGCCCTGGGTATCGTTCCCCAGCCGCTTAACGCCGAACAAACCGCAGGCCTGATCGAGCTGCTGAAAAATCCTCCGGCTGGCGAAGAAGCTTTCCTCGTTGACCTGATCACCAATCGCGTTCCGCCTGGAGTCGACGAAGCCGCCTACGTCAAGGCCGGTTTCCTTTCCGCCCTGGCCAAGGGCCAGGCCCAATCCCCTCTGCTGGACAAGAAGCGCGCCGTTGAACTGCTCGGCACCATGCAGGGCGGCTACAACATCGTGACCCTGGTGGAACTGCTGGACGACGCCGAACTGGCGCCGGTAGCCGCCAAGGAACTCAAGCACACCCTGCTGATGTTCGATGCCTTCCACGACGTGGCTGAAAAAGCCAAGAACGGCAACGTTCACGCCAAGGCCGTGCTGCAATCCTGGGCCGACGGCGAGTGGTTCAAGAACCGCCCTGTGCTGGCCGACAAGATCAGCCTGCGGGTGTTCAAGGTCACCGGCGAAACCAACACCGACGACCTGTCCCCTGCCCCTGACGCCTGGTCCCGCCCGGACATCCCGCTGCACGCCCTGGCCATGCTGAAAATGGCCCGTGACGGCATCGTGCCTGATGAACAAGGCAAGACCGGCCCGATGAAGCAGATCGAAGAGATGCGTGGCCAAGGCTTCCCGATCGCCTACGTCGGTGACGTGGTCGGTACCGGTTCGTCGCGCAAATCGGCGACCAACTCGGTACTGTGGTTCTTCGGCGACGACGTTCCTTTCGTTCCGAACAAGCGCGCCGGCGGTTTCTGCTTCGGCAGCAAGATCGCACCGATTTTCTACAACACCATGGAAGACGCCGGCGCCCTGCCGATCGAATTCGATGTGTCCAACATGCACATGGGCGACGTGATCGACCTGTACCCGCATGCTGGCAAAGTCTGCAAGCACGGCACCGATGAAGTCCTGACCACCTTCGAAATGAAGACCCCGGTCCTGTTGGACGAAGTCCGTGCCGGCGGTCGTATCCCGCTGATCATTGGCCGTGGCCTGACCGAGAAGGCACGCGCCGAACTGGGCCTGCCAGCGTTCGATCTGTTCAAGAAGCCTGAAGCTCCCGCTGAAAGCACCAAGGGTTTCACCCTGGCGCAGAAGATGGTCGGCAAGGCTTGCGGTCTGGCGGAAGGCCAAGGCGTGCGCCCGGGTACCTACTGCGAACCGAAGATGACCACCGTGGGTTCCCAGGACACCACCGGTCCGATGACCCGTGACGAACTGAAAGACCTGGCGTGCCTGGGCTTCTCGGCTGACCTGGTAATGCAGTCCTTCTGCCACACCGCGGCCTATCCGAAGCCGATCGACGTGACTACCCACCACACCCTGCCTGACTTCATCATGACCCGCGGCGGCGTTTCCCTGCGTCCGGGCGACGGCATCATCCACTCGTGGCTGAACCGCATGCTGCTGCCAGACACCGTGGGTACCGGTGGTGACTCGCACACCCGCTTCCCGATGGGCATCTCGTTCCCGGCCGGTTCCGGCCTGGTCGCGTTCGCCGCTGCCACCGGTGTCATGCCGCTGGACATGCCCGAATCGATCCTGGTGCGCTTCAAAGGCAAAATGAAACCTGGCATCACCCTGCGTGACCTGGTTCATGCCATTCCGTACTTCGCCATCCAGAACGGCCTGCTGACCGTCGAGAAGAAAGGCAAGAAAAACGCCTTCTCCGGCCGCATCCTGGAAATCGAAGGCCTGGAAGGCCTGACCCTGGAACAGGCTTTCGAATTGTCCGACGCCTCGGCCGAACGTTCGGCTGCCGGTTGCACCATCAAGCTGTCGAAAGAGTCGATCACCGAGTACCTGCAATCGAACATCACCCTGCTGCGCTGGATGATCGGCGAAGGCTACGGTGATGCACGTACCCTGGAACGTCGCGCCCAAGCGATGGAAGCCTGGGTCGCCAACCCGCAACTGATGGAAGCCGACGCCGACGCCGAATACGCCGAAGTCATCGAAATCGATCTGGCCGACATCAGCGAGCCTGTACTCTGCGCGCCGAACGACCCGGACGATGCCCGTCTGCTGTCCAGCGTTGCTGGCGAGAAGATCGACGAAGTGTTCATCGGTTCGTGCATGACCAACATCGGTCACTTCCGCGCCGCCGGTAAACTGCTGGAGCAGGTCAAGGGTCAGCTGCCAACCCGTCTGTGGCTGTCGCCGCCGACCAAGATGGACGCTCACCAGCTCACCGAAGAAGGCTACTACGGCATCTACGGCAAGGCCGGCGCACGGATGGAAATGCCAGGCTGCTCGCTGTGCATGGGTAACCAGGCGCGCGTCGAGCCGAACTCCACCGTGGTGTCGACCTCGACCCGTAACTTCCCGAACCGTCTGGGTGACGGCGCGAACGTCTACCTGGCTTCGGCCGAGCTGGCGTCCGTGGCTTCGATCCTGGGTCGCCTGCCGACCGTCGAGGAGTACATGGAATACGCCGGCAAGATCGACAGCATGGCAGCGGACGTATACCGCTACCTGAGCTTCGACCAGATCGCCGAGTTCCGTGAAGCGGCTGCAAACGCCAACATCCCGGTCGTTCAAGCGTAA